The stretch of DNA AAGTGACGGTAGCATGGTATCGGGAGAATCGCGTCCTCGTTTTCCCAGGTACCAGGGACACCGACGTAAGCTAGAGATCCCGATATTCAAAGGGGATGATGCTTATGGGTGGTTGGTTCGTATTGAACGGTATTTTCGTTTGAATGAAGTACGCGTTCGTGATAAGTTAGATGCAGCTGTGATCGCCTTAGAGGATAAGGCCTTAAATTGGTTTGTGTGGTGGGAagaacaaactgcatcaaggaCTTGGGATGAGTTTAAACTCTCGCTGATTAGAAGATTCCAACCAGGAATTCTTCAAAACCCACTTGGTCCATTGTTGAATCTGAAACAAAAGGGGACAGTTATGGAGTTTAGAGAGCAATTTGAAACGTTGGTAGCTCCAgtaagaagagaagagagagtgaTGTTGGATAGCATATTTTTAAATGggttaaaagaagaaattcaaGCTGAGTTGAAGCTCTATGATTGTCGAGACTTGGCAGAAATTATGGATCGTGCCTTGTTGTTGGAGGAAAAGAATGATGCTTTGATGAAACGAGGAGCTGGAGGAAAGGAGAAGGGGGAATGGAAGGATAGAGGCGGTGCAGTAAAGTTTAGAGACCCTGGTGATTTTGGAGGAGCCAAGAGAGATAGTGATAAGAGGGGGGCTGTAGGTGGAGATAAATTCAAAAGCAAGTGGTTGAGTTCGGCAGAGTCGGAAGATAGGCATAAGAAAGGACTGTGTTTCAAGTGTGGAGATAAATGGGGCAGAGATCACACTTGCAAGTTCAAACATATGAGTTTGAGGCTATGTGATTGGAGTAGTGAGGAAGAGAAGGAGTTGATAGCAGAGGAGGAGAGTGGAGAGGAAGAGCCAGTAAGGGAGTTAAAAAACCTACAGTTGTCATTACACAGCAGAGAAGGGTTCACTTCCAACAAGTCCTTCAAGGTGTGGGTGAGAGTAGGGGAAAGACAAGTGAGGACCTTGATTGATTCAGGTGCCACTAGTAATTTCATAACATTTGGATTAGTGAAAGAATTGAAATTGCCAGTAGTTGATACACCCACCTATGTCATCGAAGTGGGGAATGGGGAGAAGGTGAGAAACAATGGTGTGTGTGAAGGtttacaattcaacattcaaggGGTTGAATTTAAACAACATTTTTTCATTATGGAACTGAGTGGTTCAGAAATGGTGCTTGGTATGGACTGGTTAGCAAGCTTGGGCAACATAGAAGCTAATTTCAGCAATCTTTGTCTGAAGTGTGAATTAGACGGAAAAAAATACACCATCCAAGGAGATCCAACTATGTGCAACAGTCAAGCAACTTGGAAGACAATGATTAAAGCTTTGTCTGATGAGGGGATGGGATTTTATATACCCACGATCAGTGGTGATGCAACAGAAGCAGTAGAAGGTGGAGATATGTCTGAATGGGGGAAGGTGATTAATGAATTTGCTACAGTTTTTAACATGCCCTCTGGATTACCACCAATTAGAGAGCATGATCATGCTATACTGCTCAAGCCAGATGCCAACATTCCTAATCTGAGGCCATATAGGTACCCGTATTATCAAAAGAATGAGATAGAGAAGATTGTCAAAGAAATGATGCACGCTGGTATCATAAGGCACAGTACCAGCCCATTCTCCAGTCCAGTTTTGCTagtgaaaaagaaagatgaagGGTGGAGATTTTGCACTGGCTATCTCAGGACTTACAAAAAAATTGCTAGTGTGGTGTATTGGGAGGGTATGAGAAAGAATATTAAGGAATATGTGGATGCTTGTGAGGTGTGCCAGAGAAATAAGTATCAAACTCTGAGTCCTGGGGGTTTGATTCAACCTTTACCGGTACCTAAACAGGTTTGGACTGACATATCTATGGACTTCATAGGTGGGCTACCTAAGGTACAAGGGGTTGACACCATAATGGTAGTGGTAGATAGGCTAACCAAATATGCTCATTTTTTGCCAGTGAAGCATCCTTACACAGCTAAGGATATTGCAGAGCTATTTATCAAAGAAATAGTGAGACTTCATGGATTCCCCAGCTCTATTGTCTCAGACAGAGACAAGGTTTTCCTCAGTTCATCTTGGGCAGAAGTTTTCAAACAGGCAGGTACAAGATTGAAGTATAGCAGTGCATATCTAACAGTCAGATGGGCAAACAGAGGTAGTGAATAGATGTCTAGAAACATATTTAAGATGCTTGACTGGTAGACAACCCAAGCAGTGGCCTAGATGGTTAGCGTGGGCAGAATATTGGTATAATACGAATTATCATGCATCTCTGAAATCCACTCcctttgaggctttgtatgggagagtACCACCAGTGTTAATAAGAGGTGATGTGAGTCTTTCTTCAGTGGAGGAAGTTAACAAGCTTACAGCAGAAATGAATGTTATGTTGAGAGAAATGCAAGAACAGTTATTGAAGGCACAAGACCAGATGAGGGCACAAGCCAACAAACATAGAAGAGAGGTGGAGTATCAAGTAGGAGATATGGTGTATTTGAAGATCCAACCTTACAAGTTAAGGAAGTTGGCTAATAGATTTAATCAGAAACTAAGCCCAAGATATTATGGGCCTTATGAGATAGAGCAGAAGATAGGTGCTGTGGCTTATAAACTGAAGTTACCTGATGACAGTAGGGTACATCCATTTTTTCATGCTTCTTTATTAAAGAAAGCTATCTCTCCTAATGTAGAATCTCAACCTCTACCTGCTTGTATGAATGAGCAGTGGCAGTTAGAGCCAGGGCCAGAAGAAGCAATGGATACTAGGAGGAATGAGCAGGGTGAAGTGGAAGTATTAGTGAAATGGCAAGGGCTACCAGAATTTGAGAATTCATGGGAATCAGTTGAGAAAATGAGGAAAGAGTTTCCCGGATTTCTCCTTGAGGTCAAGGAGAGTTTTGAAGGAGGGGGTATTGATAAGTATGACATAGTTTATACACGTAAGCACAATAAGAAAGGAGGAGGGAATCACTCCTAAATGATAGCAACAAACTCAGTGGTTTTTGGATGACTATGCCAGGTGGcagagagagaaaatagaatTTAGATGCTATAATTATGGAGTTTACGATGGGGAATAATCATTCAGATAGTTTGTCAGTATTGTTACTGCTCTGGGAGATCCAAGGCTTCTCGAATTGCCTTACCTACCTGTTACAGTCTTTATcgttatttttccttttctttcatcTCTGTAATAGTTGGCTGAATCCCATATGAACTTCAGCTATTTatattactaaaataaatataccaGTTTTACCTATTTGTCTGCTGTTTTGTGTTAGCAATACAATATTGATCCTATCACATTTCTAATTTTTAACTTTAGTGATGTATTTGTAGTTTTCTTGATCATTAAATACACTTCGTTAATTGATGGTGATCCGAAATCCTGGTGTAGTATTCAGCAGTGGCAAGGGGAGCTTTCTCTCCTCTCCTCTTTGCCCTTGCTGTGTTTTTTTCCAGCTATATGTTGATGTCTTTCTGACAGATTAAAGAATGCAAGCCAACAATATTTAGATCATACTCAAACAAGTATTTGTCTACTACTTCCAATGACCAACTCTCCGAAAATATTGTACTGTTTAGTGAAGCATCATGAATAGTTTTTATATCTTACACCTATGTAAAAGCCTGCTTTCCACCTTTGTGCTGAAACTCAATTTTATTCAGAAGAATGGGAACGACAACGgttgaattttttattggttggCCATAGTCTTTGACACCATGTCAACAGCCAGCCAGCCCTTCTAAAAGCTTAAGATGTTTGGTAAAAGGCTCAGAAAAGGTTTTTTGTCTCTCTAACAACTAAAAAATCCAGCAATAAGTATCCATCTATAATCAAACCTAATGTCTTCTGATTATTCTCAGGACAGCATACTTCTTCTGATCATAATTCTTAACAGTAGATCACCAAAGTTTGTGGTAGTTGTATCTTAGTTTTTAGCTTATGCTTCTCTCACTCTCTTTCCCAACATCGTATCCCTGGCTTAAAAAGAAGCAAATGCACCTATAAAACCATGCATACTTGGTGGATCATGAAATGCTTTTGTAGTTGACTATGTTTCAACTTCAATCCCCTGCCGTATCACTGTGTTCAGTGTTCACCTCTGGTGTAGAGTTACTATTGATTGAGCACTATCTCCCTTGGCTAACTTCTCTCCCTTGGCTAACTTCTCCGCCATCCTTAATAGCCTTAGCTTGTCCGGCGCACCATGTTGCGCTGCAAATGAAGCTGTTGTGTGAAACCATCATTTGGATATGAGCATAACCCCAGAATTCAGATTAGTTTTAAATAACTACGTTAGTATTATATGCTTAATGATAGTTTCTATTGGGGTAATGCTGTCATTATTATCCACATAGCTCTATAATAAGGGtattatatacataaaattaaaatcttacAGAATAAGCTTCAGGAAATGTCATGAAATGTCATTTAATTAGTTCCATTTTCTTCGTCTTATGTCACTCCAACTATGGATATCTTGTTTTATTGTAATAATTAACATTATCAATCATATATGCCAATTGTTTACTGACTTGTTGGTTGGATTTGTGTATGTATCATAAAGATTGTAATCAAATGAGCCATATCCATTGTGGGAACTGCCGGACAACACTTATGTATCCTTATGGAGCTCCCTCAGTCAAATGTGCAATTTGTCACTATATCACTAATGTCTGCGTAAGTATACATTCATGGAATTCtattaatatttgatttcaCTTTCGATTTTCACAAATATTTTAAGTTAGTTGATTCGGTTGATCTGGGGTTCATTTGTTGTAAATTTAGTCTTTCTGTTGAAATGTCCACTATATAGTTAATTGTGTCAATCAGAAACCTCTTGTTATAAGTTTGTATCTAAAGATTTTCAACtgattgaatttgaagaatAAGAAGTAAAGTCGTAGTTAGTTGATTCATTTAGTAATTCTAACTTTTTGAAAATCAGAAAATAGTAAGTCGGATTTTAGTGTAAAAACTGATATATTCCCTGTATAACTGATATGTGTAACTTAAGTTATAATTCTACTGGATTTTTAATATCAAGAAATGTTCAGGCTGTTTTAGTTTGTTTTAGAGCTTCAACACGAGAGATTTATTAAACATTTAAACCTGTGAGAAGATATGAACCATGGGGATTCAAATTGTTGGGTTGCTTCTGCAGTTTAGAATTATTTGCAATGTGGAAACTGGATATTTAAGAAAAGAAAGACGGGAGCAAAGGAAAGAACTAGAACATTTGTTAGTTGGGAGCATGTTACATGTAGGCATATAAATGTTAGTATgatatttgttgttttaatagATAAAGATTGCATATACCTTACTTTGAATATATTTTATGCTTCTGGTATTTGTCTGGTGATCTCTGTCTCCATTACATGTGGCTGATTTATGTGTGGGTGTGGGTTTCAAGTAGATTATTACATATACTTGATATCACCGTGACaggatattttgaaaatatgatgTGAATCTTTTTCATTTGAGCTGATTTCTTGTATATTTTCTTGGCTTGTGCTTCTCTGTCCTGTAGACGACCAACGGAAGGCCGCCAATTCCTGCAAAGAGACCTAATGAAACAACCGGCTCCGGAACGGTAACTTCTACTGCATCAATAtgcttttgatttattttcttattcatAATGCATTCCATCGGTTTAttgttataatatataatatctaTAACAAGTATACATATGATCTTATTACCCTGCAGTCAAGACCCCGCTTTGAGAGCCAAACTGTAGTAGTAGAAAATCCCATGTCCGTTGATTCAAGTGGGAAATTGGTAAATACTACTATCTCTCTTTGATTTGTActtcaaaatatgaaatgactAGTTTTTGTCCTCACCGAGACGTGACATTCATTAACTGTTTGTGTCTAATCACTAATGAcatgtcatgccatccctaatGGCACAAACAATTTTAGCATGTGCTTCCCCCTAAAAGTTTCCTTTTTATAGTATCCATATCCTATATTTTCCACTGTATTTCACTGATCTATCTTTgagaaaatcaaaatttaattgtaAGAATGTGAACTGCCACAGGTAAGCAACGTTGTTGTTGGCGTTACAACAGAGAAGAAATGATGATACTTAACAATTACTGGtgctttaaaatattgttgGTGTATGTGATGTTTTGAGGCCTGCAATGATTGAATAGACTCTTCTCCATCCAAGGCTTAGAATGATTTCATGTATTTATGTGTATTATACAAGGTTGGACAAGTGAAAAAGAGCACAAAGCTTGTCATTATGTGATTGCTACAGCCCACTTTTTTGCCTCATTTTGTATCTATAGCCAAATCAATATGTTCTTTCTGATTATGTCTTGAATTACAAGTCTTGGATGTGCTTTTGATGTTTTGATTTTGGTGACTTGGTAAGCATGGTCGGTAGAACCAATGTGTAGTTCAAATAGCATTTAcatagaattttttattttatcccaGTGGCTATTCAATTGGTAATTATCCATTATCAATCTTCTTGTCCTTTTTTGGGTATGAAACAGGCTAATGGAAAATAATAGTGTTGAAATAAACACTTACTCTCAGTTATTTAAACATGGGCCTTGTCATCGAGGATTGTATGGTGCACAAGTAAGACAAGTCTTTTATCATACATAaggttatttttattattggatCTATAAGTTTCATCATTGGATCAAATGAGATAAGATGTGACATTGATCTCATGGTTTGACTATTGATTCAATGATGAAAAACTTGTCTCACTTCTCTGCATGTTAGGCAATCCTTTTTTGTGACATTGTTCACCTACCTTCTTAAAAATCTTTCATGTTTTGGAAGTGTACTTGCAAAATGTATTTTGGGACGATAATGATTAGTGTTTTTTTCGTCGAGCTACACATTTGGAATCATGCAAACGGTGGGGAAAGttttcctattttttaatagtgaaatttatttgaaagattTATTGATTCAATGATAGAAGACTTGTCACATTTGTACATATTTGGCAAAGATAAAGTCTTTTTTGTGACATACTTTTCGGTTTTCACCTTCCGTTCCTTCTaatttttcttcatgtttttatAACTGTAGTGTAAATTGTATTTTGGAACGGCACATGATTAGTGATTTTAGTTTGTTGATAAACACACTTGGAATTATGTTAGGGTGGAGAAAGTTTTCCTGCTGTTTTATAGTGAAATTTATTTGAAGTTAGTTAGGGtcttttgctgtttttttttttttttttgtagtgggTCTTTTGATATTTTACCTAGGATGGTGTTTCGCTCCTTTGGTTTTCTTTCTCCCGGAGaccaaacaaaataacaaatgataaaataatgatTATGTTTcatcaatttgaataaaataacttGGATTAAATTGAGAGAAAATGTCCGTTAATTGGCGCAAGAATGTTGATATGCAGATTTGAGTTTAAATTCGGaattctccattttttttcgCACCTAGAGCTAACTATTGACTTACTTGACAAAACTAATGAGAAAAAGTACTAATATACTATAATTATAGGTGtgcatttgttttatttttttcaatagaaAAAGGAGATTCAAGAAAACGGAATTTAAAATACAAACacatcaaaaaattaattttaggaCCCCCTTTTAGGGCGAATGGTAAATTAGCTTATAATCTAATGAAATAAGATCAATTTGTTTAGGTAATCAAAATCCATCGTTAGTGTAAAAGgaatttttgaataaaatacttTGGTTTTGAATAATCTAGTCAAATATTcccctccggtccttaatataagagaaagttcACTTTTCAgatacattgaaaaattaatgtatctatactatattatagattagatacatcaatttttcaatgtatctaCAAAGTAGATCATTTCTTATATTAAGATGGGAAAAAAGGAAATGCTCGTACAGTGTAATTGTGCTTTACAGTGTCATCCAATTAAATTCTATTATTTAGCCACATCAGCatttatattgatttttattttattggcttaattagtctattggtcccttaaagacattttaggttttacaatggtctcttaaagaaaaaaaggtctgaattggtcccttaaagaaaaaaagatccgAATTGGTcacttaaagacatatatttttgtcatattggttctttccattaaattttaactctaaatataacaaaaaaattccaatggttaacattttaaaaattaataaagtttttggtggaccacttacacttaatgacatccacaattcagtctactaaaactaacgttttttgtaaaaaattgacggaaagaaTCAATTGAGAAAcgaatgtgtctttaagggaccaatgctgacctttttttctctaaaaaaccattgtgaaatctaaaatattttaaaaggtcaaaaaactaattaagcctattttattttattttttctctcccCCTTTCTCTCTCCGGTTTGATACTTACCGGTTACCACATATCGTCAtcttcttccattttttttatcctttccCCTTCTACTATTTTCAATATCCACCCCATGAATGGTGGTCGATGCTCCTCCCCACcccaaattttcaaatatctcACCCCCATCCCCCATGAATGGTGTGTGGTCTCACCATTTTTGCTTCCTATTTTTCTTATTcctgcacttttttttttagaaagaaCTCATATCAGACAACTTTGTACTCTTTGAATCTTCATAAAATTCAAATCAAGCAATAAACAAGAGCATAGAACTCATGGGTGCCACAAAGGGATCTGATTTTGTCTTGCGCGTTGAGTTTCTTTGagtactttattttaatttattttatacaatATTGATGTGGCAAACTTTGAGTACTTTAAACCGTTGGTGCATATCAGCGCACTTGTGTCTGTTTGGTTTTGCGTCGACAAAAATTGAGTTTGGAAGAAGAATTtgaaataattgattttgattaagaTTGAGTTGAACCAAAATtagtttatgtttggatacatttatAAAAGTGATTCTAACCAATTTATGTTGTTTAGATAGTTTAAATCATAATTGCTTTTGAATATATAATTACTAAAATGGGtcttcataataaaataaataatcattttaaatgtattttaaaggtaactatcaaaataaaataattatttaaaaaataaacaagtatTAAAActatacaaatattttatagtagagttgttttattgttttacTTGGTTGTATTTAAAGACATAAAACAATTGAATTGGGCCGAATGGCAAAATCATTATAGCCCGGTTTACTTGGTTGTCGTCTTCAACCCATCTAACAAAATCAGCCACTTATCATTGAGTAACACACATTGTATCTTTCAGGGAGATGATATTACAATCATTGTTCCACATGAGTTAAATGCCAAGTTTAATACACTTATCATTGAGAAAAACAGCTACacaattcaaaattttcaagttCTCAAAAATGATGACCAATTTAAGCAATCACAACACCAATTCAAGTTGAGGTTGACTGGAGGAACTAGGGTTTTTTATGTCAATCAACATGACATTCCTTATCCAATGGCTAAATTTAAAGACTTTCTGGAAATAGAAGAGGGAATCTGGCGTCAAGATTTTCTGTATGGTAAGAAGATTTTCTTTGTTTATGGTTTTAACTATTGGACACTTTCATTTACACATCATAGACATTATTGGAGTTGTCGATGACATTGGATATACACAGAGATTTCAAGGAAGTAAGAAAGTTCAAATCAACTTTCGTCTCAGAGATGTTAGGTAATTTCCAATGCAGAACTGATTTATTATTATAGCAACAATAAGATTTTCCTTTATAATAATTGAATGTTTAGATTGCATATAATACCTTTTGAATATCATGTTTTTCCCGTTTTATATCATAGCAACAATAAGATTTGTTGCACCCTTTGGGAAAATTATGCTACCGAATTGATCACTTACATGGATGAGAAGACTGATGCTGGTGGGACAATTGTTTGTATGAAATATGCAAAAATCAAGCCTGCAGGTTATTCATTCCTTCAATCTTCTACTCAAACCTTTCTATCTTGTGCCTTTATTGTTTGTTTTCTCCTTTTACtgattgttttctttttcaaattaaataaggaaaattTCCCTTGACTGTTTCAAACACATGGACTACTACAAAGCTTTTCATCAATGACAAAATCCTAGAAATTCTCAACTTCCAAAAAAGGTATTAACATCTTAATTTTGAAGATATTTAAGTAGCATTAGATTAATAGTCAATCACTGCTAAATTTCATTCTTCATCATTTACAATTTAGATGAGGCTATTTCAAATGGAATCATGACTACTGTTGTTAATACATCTTCTCAACTTATGAGCCAATCATCTGGAAGCTCGATGTACACTCTGGAACAAAAATTTGTACAAAATCATGAAATCATGCCACTGTCACAAATGTGTTGTCTTACTAGGGTAATCTATTTATTTGAACGACCATTTACactttatactttatttttacatAGCATTCATATTGTTATGAcgagttgattttttttattaataggaTACGACCTGTGTTACGGTTGTCAAAACTGTTAAAGTTAGGTCGAACAACAAGGGCTGGTATTTTCAAGCTTGCTATAAATGCCCGAAAGCTGTAAGCGGTGACAAACCACCATATAAATGTG from Trifolium pratense cultivar HEN17-A07 linkage group LG5, ARS_RC_1.1, whole genome shotgun sequence encodes:
- the LOC123883657 gene encoding protein LSD1-like → MRSHIMCSGCRNLLLYPRGASNVCCALCNTITPVLPPGIEMSQLYCGGCRTLLMYSRGATSVRCSCCNTLNLVPDCNQMSHIHCGNCRTTLMYPYGAPSVKCAICHYITNVCTTNGRPPIPAKRPNETTGSGTSRPRFESQTVVVENPMSVDSSGKLVSNVVVGVTTEKK